One window of Siniperca chuatsi isolate FFG_IHB_CAS linkage group LG19, ASM2008510v1, whole genome shotgun sequence genomic DNA carries:
- the zmp:0000000991 gene encoding mucin-17 isoform X1, with amino-acid sequence MSTSDAGELELRVVGGETATPLCRTARATRTATAREQQDETFGERFKQGNHHGDETPTGQLCHPSAIRQEERHKALILRADSSRHCGDSKVQTQKPVEPRFTSCLFLRLSSNPDLDTQELRLKKNLDPCLHSLTETQRIETENSSCRVNGQTLPPDTSIKVTSDSPLSERIPFPAKKKEEVITVVCNELETTKVLNITRSFSNGESGPHEPNGMHILSCGSQPRTGTRSVELEEDRKDHTKLKKQTELVELSNPTRTMLSSTVVTVLAPHWSGRLRRTKRFEGTGNSEAQGNLRDVTNTAANGTHERFQETVDRSLTDGSQAQLRVPFLGTRRNTVDWSTKSGPASLDYESKRKMIQTVSLDVNSGMMDNRKIDAGALSPVATTASPVSPLSLDPNEQRRNPQTGHQGGLSSLSSKPTTSSLLLSLRRFNSNGRNSNVTSTLSEINPSPLRSSQSDRDGKFFTTHLSQTFHNNNEQERSKPLFSPTSISYRTETEPFLSPSSSNHRERNIFETRFFSASPTNKDAEDTPFTQQPQTINRTQPSLSCSKQAFLSRAPSERQQNCRGSDKSTKLLSESSVTSPRHSPYDHSALLKTHSLPRRTTLTSTSWWKQVNQEGSSLLMLSDATNIKEKPNTPLVTPCNDNSDLASSSLTDNKRFSSQIHNNRENNNTTESVRKSNMNLVMKTQGGTHNIKQRNVEDLPDHESDRLVKQQYGSNLNNREPQKPHSLPDVLSSSKISRATAQTTLSHPKDIGKHDVSSSSFTVNVTELPPAWINLKNSNTPTESSSKHNNNHSTSKTSSIPISPQNKDSQKFTKPYLFLATTNTLSSQALTSKTTSILPLTPNSSSSFHSHPVASQTNIHAASYNGSSSQTSKFTNTADTTPLGFDRSYASVPKPFHPKTVSSMIPSVNAFSKTKCSPVSTASTTSSSITGSHPAATISPSPSLFTPPITPAIASSPTTITISSLLTPPPTPVITSPNYSDTSSPKEGKTFSSSLEKDPKKLRPCVEGKRVRRVTWEDSVDLLHSEPITVEKPEPFQVPTSPSSPLRSQRGIKAPSIFSFLRSSSPTTNSSSLCSPLPKTSSIQVVKGGKYRSLSYDSADLAFRERERSKQRPVKDTVIFDQGRRDLTTPRQERTLSVESSLVQCHSSAPFSLPPDFSSGYKLRYSSPPYSTLMSTRSTQGETKTITPRSPLFQQPSQSNYTPHISIQTDPVAAMTLPTAKPPLSPMRLPQPLSLPFQNKTATRESSKCGVSETDQVNNNNGKNNSRDCQNGQILLIDNRVHISSQSLQGDKAHNSSSTCVTETLVYSIKSKIDTVTVAPKNTTPKPLQHTTNTLVSVETKLSQESHTVQSKETTDGPCSHSDQSSSGSSSVESQPPDDESSNRRIKESVLGKSRFFSVESNNEQSPKRSRFALKKSVSTPNSSLSRSESERANKTNNKMDQVLNKLRQTFSTRRSDDDIMFPWKWKRASQTPSVSGSSDISNVSDITESTKTLEKREQEKGMVLKDNEKGTEGTNRWTQNRYTLIPPSASGSTMAEDKFYIWSDKSTSETDQDKQNVCAEHMSESKNQPHLTIHTPTTHQFDLYKDNRTDYKQTNQFLSCRDSSPGRSPNPSGTQFMKSTSSPRSPFSPFSSLSPLSPFPTPDVTDDSVFYSPKLQRRRESSSPCEPGEGISLGGSRRSRASTGPPSAGPGQDKECLASSYADLKYGIEPGRSFSVSSVLSSRPSGPGRISTGSRFMSVGDLSESALTCGGIGKDLDQWSVIPDWTSEYDFQPSKDCRMSYFPSDPGKMRSRSLPRSLTRRLANWSSGVSASPPVTTTTSKPARLWSPNKNTCHFAWDTEGPPTPPPTPPLSPVSKRMSKPPSLSSPTFPSSSGAPQQVDNQSSRGHLPSRCYVSSLSTFEESSDSSSDTTTDDEYYLETGEDKEKETEL; translated from the exons agaacaGCAGGATGAAACATTCGGTGAAAGGTTCAAGCAGGGGAATCATCATGGTGATGAAACCCCGACCGGACAGCTGTGTCACCCATCAGCCATCAGACAGGAAGAAAGACACAAAG CACTAATATTaagagcagacagcagcagacattGTGGTGATTCAAAGGTCCAGACCCAGAAGCCTGTTGAACCCAGATTCACCTCCTGCCTCTTCCTCAGACTCTCCAGCAATCCAGACCTTGACACCCAAGAGCTAAGACTCAAGAAGAATTTAGACCCCTGTCTACACAG TTTAACTGAAACACAAAGGATTGAGACTGAGAACAGCAGCTGTCGG GTTAATGGACAAACATTACCACCAGACACCTCTATAAAGGTAACCAGTGACTCTCCATTATCTGAAAGGATACCATTTCcagcaaagaagaaagaagaggttATCACAGTTGTTTGCAATGAACTGGAGACTACCAAGGTCTTGAATATAACTCGCAGTTTCTCAAATGGGGAGTCTGGACCACATGAGCCTAATGGCATGCACATACTTTCATGTGGGTCACAACCAAGGACTGGCACTAGATCAGTTGAGTTAGAAGAAGATAGAAAAGACCATACAAAGCTTAAGAAACAAACTGAACTTGTGGAACTGTCCAACCCTACTAGAACCATGTTGTCTTCCACTGTAGTAACAGTTCTTGCCCCACACTGGAGTGGCAGACTAAGACGGACCAAAAGATTTGAGGGAACTGGCAATTCAGAAGCCCAGGGGAATTTACGAGATGTGACAAACACTGCGGCAAACGGTACTCATGAACGCTTTCAGGAGACTGTGGACAGGTCATTGACAGATGGATCACAAGCCCAATTAAGGGTGCCATTTTTGGGTACCAGGAGGAATACAGTGGACTGGTCAACTAAGAGTGGTCCTGCAAGCTTGGACTATGAATCTAAGAGGAAAATGATTCAGACTGTCTCCTTGGATGTAAACTCTGGAATGATGGACAATAGAAAAATAGATGCAGGTGCTTTAAGCCCTGTAGCCACAACTGCATCTCCCGTGTCACCCCTCTCCCTTGACCCAAATGAACAAAGAAGGAATCCACAAACTGGTCATCAGGGAGGACTGTCATCTTTAAGCTCAAAACCAACAACCAGCAGTCTACTTCTGTCTTTAAGAAGATTCAACTCAAATGGCAGGAACTCTAATGTAACCTCCACCCTCTCTGAGATAAACCCTTCACCTCTGAGAAGTTCGCAAAGTGATCGAGATGGAAAATTTTTCACAACACACCTTTCTCAAACCTTTCACAATAATAATGAGCAAGAGAGGTCAAAGCCGCTCTTCTCTCCAACTTCCATTTCTTATAGAACTGAAACTGAGCCTTTCCTTTCCCCATCATCCTCCAATCACAGAGAAAGGAACATATTTGAAACACGCTTCTTTTCAGCTTCACCCACAAACAAAGACGCAGAAGACACACCCTTCACCCAGCAACCTCAAACAATAAATAGAACCCAGCCTAGTCTTTCATGTTCGAAACAGGCATTTCTAAGTAGAGCACCATCAGAGAGGCAACAGAACTGCAGGGGTTCagacaaaagtacaaaactacTCTCAGAGAGCTCTGTCACTTCACCCAGACATTCCCCATATGATCACTCTGCCCTCCTAAAAACCCATTCCCTCCCTAGGAGGACCACCCTGACATCCACTTCCTGGTGGAAACAAGTTAACCAGGAGGGCAGTTCCCTTCTAATGCTCAGTGATGCAACGAACATCAAAGAAAAGCCAAACACACCCTTAGTTACACCCTGTAATGATAATAGTGACTTGGCCTCTTCAAGCCTGACTGACAACAAAAGATTTAGTAGTCAAATCCACAATAACAGAGAGAACAATAACACAACAGAGTCAGTTCGCAAAAGTAACATGAACCTTGTTATGAAGACGCAGGGAGGAACGCACAacatcaaacaaagaaatgttgaGGATTTACCTGACCACGAATCAGACAGGCTTGTCAAACAGCAATATGGCTCCAATTTAAACAACAGAGAACCACAAAAGCCTCATAGTTTGCCTGATGTTTTGTCTAGTTCTAAAATTAGCAGAGCTACAGCACAAACAACACTGAGTCACCCTAAAGATATCGGCAAGCATGATGTAAGTAGTAgttcatttacagtaaatgtaactGAATTACCACCTGCTTGGATAAATCTTAAGAACTCAAATACACCCACTGagagcagcagcaaacacaataataatcatTCTACATCCAAAACCAGCAGCATCCCTATATCTCCTCAAAACAAAGACTCTCAAAAGTTTACCAAACCATATCTTTTTCTTGCTACCACCAACACTCTCAGTAGTCAAGCTCTTACCTCTAAAACTACCTCTATTCTTCCCCTAACCCCAAACTCTAGTTCCTCCTTTCACTCTCATCCAGTTGCTTCACAGACCAATATTCATGCTGCATCATACAATGGCTCTTCTTCCCAAACATCCAAATTTACCAACACAGCTGACACCACACCTCTTGGCTTTGATAGAAGCTATGCTTCCGTTCCCAAGCCATTCCACCCTAAAACTGTGTCCAGCATGATTCCCTCAGTCAATGCTTTCTCTAAAACAAAGTGCAGTCCTGTATCCACTGCTTCTACCACCTCTTCCTCTATCACTGGAAGCCATCCAGCAGCCACAATTTCCCCCAGCCCATCCCTCTTTACTCCTCCTATCACTCCTGCCATTGCATCTTCTCCCACCACTATCACTATTTCCTCTCTCTTAACCCCCCCTCCCACCCCTGTCATTACCAGCCCCAACTACTCAGACACTTCCAGCCCTAAGGAAGGGAAGACATTCTCAAGCAGCCTAGAAAAAGACCCAAAGAAACTGCGCCCCTGTGtagagggaaagagagtgagaCGAGTAACATGGGAGGACTCGGTGGATCTGCTGCATTCTGAGCCCATCACAGTTGAGAAGCCAGAGCCATTTCAAGTCCCAACAAGCCCTTCATCTCCCTTGAGATCCCAGCGAGGCATTAAAGCTCCATCCATCTTTTCCTTTCTAAGATCAAGCAGTCCTACCACAAATTCATCTTCTCTTTGCTCCCCTTTGCCTAAAACCTCCAGCATACAGGTGGTGAAAGGAGGGAAGTATCGATCCTTATCATATGACTCTGCTGATTTAGCAttcagagagcgagagagatcgAAGCAAAGACCTGTGAAAGACACTGTGATCTTTGATCAGGGAAGACGAGACTTAACCACACCCAGACAAGAGAGGACACTATCAGTGGAGTCCAGTTTAGTTCAGTGCCATTCTTCTGctcctttctccctccctcctgacTTTTCAAGTGGTTATAAGCTTCGATATAGCTCCCCACCTTACTCCACTCTCATGTCTACCAGGTCAACACAAGGAGAAACTAAGACAATAACACCCAGATCACCCCTCTTCCAACAACCCTCACAGTCAAATTATACCCCACATATTTCCATACAAACTGACCCAGTTGCAGCCATGACCTTACCCACTGCCAAACCCCCTCTTTCACCTATGAGACTACCACAGCCCCTGTCTTTGCctttccaaaacaaaactgcCACCCGAGAAAGTTCAAAGTGTGGTGTTTCAGAAACCGATCAAGTCAACAATAATAACGGCAAGAACAACAGCCGCGATTGCCAAAATGGCCAGATATTACTTATCGACAACAGAGTTCATATCAGTTCACAGTCTCTGCAGGGTGATAAGGCCCACAACTCCTCCTCAACATGTGTAACTGAGACACTGGTTTACAGCATTAAATCTAAAATAGATACAGTGACAGTTGCCCCAAAAAACACCACACCTAAACCTTTGCAACATACCACAAACACACTGGTTTCTGTGGAGACCAAGTTAAGTCAAGAGTCCCACACAGTGCAGAGTAAGGAAACCACAGATGGACCATGCAGTCATTCAGATCAGAGCTCCAGTGGTAGCAGCTCAGTAGAGAGTCAACCCCCTGATGATGAAAGCTCTAACAGAAGAATAAAGGAGAGTGTACTGGgtaaaagcagatttttttcagtGGAGAGTAACAATGAACAAAGCCCAAAGAGAAGCCGGTTTGCATTGAAGAAAAGTGTAAGCACACCAAACTCCAGTTTATCAAGGTCAGAGTCAGAGAGGGCCAACAAGACTAATAACAAAATGGACCAGGTCCTTAACAAACTGAGACAAACATTTAGCACTAGACGGTCTGATGATGATATTATGTTTCCATGGAAATGGAAGCGAGCCTCCCAAACACCCTCTGTTAGTGGATCAAGTGACATCAGCAATGTCAGTGATATCACTGAGAGTACCAAAACACTAGAGAAGCGAGAGCAGGAGAAAGGGATGGTGCTGAAGGACAATGAAAAGGGAACAGAGGGTACGAATAGATGGACACAAAACAGATACACTCTCATACCACCCTCAGCTTCTGGGAGCACAATGGCAGAAGATAAGTTTTACATTTGGTCAGACAAATCAACATCAGAAACTGACCAAGACAAGCAAAATGTTTGTGCAGAACACATGTCTGAAAGTAAAAACCAACCTCATTTGACAATCCACACCCCAACAACGCACCAGTTTGACCTTTACAAAGACAACAGGACAgattataaacaaacaaaccagtTCCTCTCTTGTAGAGATTCCAGTCCTGGTAGGAGCCCTAACCCCTCTGGTACTCAGTTCATGAAGTCCACATCCAGCCCCAGGAGCCCcttctcccccttctcctctctttcccctctctccccatTTCCCACACCTGATGTTACAGATGACAGTGTCTTCTACAGCCCAAAGCTACAGCGTCGCAGAGAATCCTCCTCACCATGTGAGCCAGGAGAGGGAATCAGCTTGGGTGGGTCAAGAAGAAGCCGGGCATCCACTGGTCCTCCAAGTGCAGGTCCAGGACAGGACAAGGAATGCTTGGCATCCTCCTATGCAGACTTGAAGTATGGCATTGAGCCAGGGAGGTCATTTTCTGTGAGTTCTGTACTGTCCAGTCGACCCTCAGGGCCGGGTCGCATCTCCACTGGATCCAGGTTCATGAGTGTGGGTGACCTCTCTGAATCTGCCTTGACTTGTGGAGGTATTGGCAAGGACTTGGATCAGTGGTCTGTTATTCCTGATTGGACCTCAGAATATGATTTCCAGCCCAGTAAGGATTGTCGAATGTCATATTTTCCCAGTGACCCTGGTAAAATGAGATCGAGATCTCTTCCTCGATCACTGACCAGGCGCCTGGCAAATTGGAGCTCAGGAGTCTCCGCTTCTCCACCTGTAACTACCACAACCTCAAAGCCAGCCCGCCTCTGGAGCCCTAACAAGAACACTTGTCACTTTGCATGGGATACAGAGGGTCCTCCGACCCCTCCTCCAACACCTCCACTGTCACCAGTGTCCAAACGTATGTCCAAACCTCCCAGCCTTTCCTCCCCTACCTTTCCCAGCTCATCAGGAGCACCACAGCAAGTGGACAACCAGTCCTCCAGAGGGCATTTGCCCTCCAGATGTTATGTATCCAGCCTTAGCACCTTTGAGGAGTCTtcagacagcagctcagacaCCACAACAGATGATGAATATTACTTAGAAACAggtgaagacaaagaaaaagaaacagaattgTAA
- the zmp:0000000991 gene encoding mucin-17 isoform X2, whose amino-acid sequence MHILSCGSQPRTGTRSVELEEDRKDHTKLKKQTELVELSNPTRTMLSSTVVTVLAPHWSGRLRRTKRFEGTGNSEAQGNLRDVTNTAANGTHERFQETVDRSLTDGSQAQLRVPFLGTRRNTVDWSTKSGPASLDYESKRKMIQTVSLDVNSGMMDNRKIDAGALSPVATTASPVSPLSLDPNEQRRNPQTGHQGGLSSLSSKPTTSSLLLSLRRFNSNGRNSNVTSTLSEINPSPLRSSQSDRDGKFFTTHLSQTFHNNNEQERSKPLFSPTSISYRTETEPFLSPSSSNHRERNIFETRFFSASPTNKDAEDTPFTQQPQTINRTQPSLSCSKQAFLSRAPSERQQNCRGSDKSTKLLSESSVTSPRHSPYDHSALLKTHSLPRRTTLTSTSWWKQVNQEGSSLLMLSDATNIKEKPNTPLVTPCNDNSDLASSSLTDNKRFSSQIHNNRENNNTTESVRKSNMNLVMKTQGGTHNIKQRNVEDLPDHESDRLVKQQYGSNLNNREPQKPHSLPDVLSSSKISRATAQTTLSHPKDIGKHDVSSSSFTVNVTELPPAWINLKNSNTPTESSSKHNNNHSTSKTSSIPISPQNKDSQKFTKPYLFLATTNTLSSQALTSKTTSILPLTPNSSSSFHSHPVASQTNIHAASYNGSSSQTSKFTNTADTTPLGFDRSYASVPKPFHPKTVSSMIPSVNAFSKTKCSPVSTASTTSSSITGSHPAATISPSPSLFTPPITPAIASSPTTITISSLLTPPPTPVITSPNYSDTSSPKEGKTFSSSLEKDPKKLRPCVEGKRVRRVTWEDSVDLLHSEPITVEKPEPFQVPTSPSSPLRSQRGIKAPSIFSFLRSSSPTTNSSSLCSPLPKTSSIQVVKGGKYRSLSYDSADLAFRERERSKQRPVKDTVIFDQGRRDLTTPRQERTLSVESSLVQCHSSAPFSLPPDFSSGYKLRYSSPPYSTLMSTRSTQGETKTITPRSPLFQQPSQSNYTPHISIQTDPVAAMTLPTAKPPLSPMRLPQPLSLPFQNKTATRESSKCGVSETDQVNNNNGKNNSRDCQNGQILLIDNRVHISSQSLQGDKAHNSSSTCVTETLVYSIKSKIDTVTVAPKNTTPKPLQHTTNTLVSVETKLSQESHTVQSKETTDGPCSHSDQSSSGSSSVESQPPDDESSNRRIKESVLGKSRFFSVESNNEQSPKRSRFALKKSVSTPNSSLSRSESERANKTNNKMDQVLNKLRQTFSTRRSDDDIMFPWKWKRASQTPSVSGSSDISNVSDITESTKTLEKREQEKGMVLKDNEKGTEGTNRWTQNRYTLIPPSASGSTMAEDKFYIWSDKSTSETDQDKQNVCAEHMSESKNQPHLTIHTPTTHQFDLYKDNRTDYKQTNQFLSCRDSSPGRSPNPSGTQFMKSTSSPRSPFSPFSSLSPLSPFPTPDVTDDSVFYSPKLQRRRESSSPCEPGEGISLGGSRRSRASTGPPSAGPGQDKECLASSYADLKYGIEPGRSFSVSSVLSSRPSGPGRISTGSRFMSVGDLSESALTCGGIGKDLDQWSVIPDWTSEYDFQPSKDCRMSYFPSDPGKMRSRSLPRSLTRRLANWSSGVSASPPVTTTTSKPARLWSPNKNTCHFAWDTEGPPTPPPTPPLSPVSKRMSKPPSLSSPTFPSSSGAPQQVDNQSSRGHLPSRCYVSSLSTFEESSDSSSDTTTDDEYYLETGEDKEKETEL is encoded by the coding sequence ATGCACATACTTTCATGTGGGTCACAACCAAGGACTGGCACTAGATCAGTTGAGTTAGAAGAAGATAGAAAAGACCATACAAAGCTTAAGAAACAAACTGAACTTGTGGAACTGTCCAACCCTACTAGAACCATGTTGTCTTCCACTGTAGTAACAGTTCTTGCCCCACACTGGAGTGGCAGACTAAGACGGACCAAAAGATTTGAGGGAACTGGCAATTCAGAAGCCCAGGGGAATTTACGAGATGTGACAAACACTGCGGCAAACGGTACTCATGAACGCTTTCAGGAGACTGTGGACAGGTCATTGACAGATGGATCACAAGCCCAATTAAGGGTGCCATTTTTGGGTACCAGGAGGAATACAGTGGACTGGTCAACTAAGAGTGGTCCTGCAAGCTTGGACTATGAATCTAAGAGGAAAATGATTCAGACTGTCTCCTTGGATGTAAACTCTGGAATGATGGACAATAGAAAAATAGATGCAGGTGCTTTAAGCCCTGTAGCCACAACTGCATCTCCCGTGTCACCCCTCTCCCTTGACCCAAATGAACAAAGAAGGAATCCACAAACTGGTCATCAGGGAGGACTGTCATCTTTAAGCTCAAAACCAACAACCAGCAGTCTACTTCTGTCTTTAAGAAGATTCAACTCAAATGGCAGGAACTCTAATGTAACCTCCACCCTCTCTGAGATAAACCCTTCACCTCTGAGAAGTTCGCAAAGTGATCGAGATGGAAAATTTTTCACAACACACCTTTCTCAAACCTTTCACAATAATAATGAGCAAGAGAGGTCAAAGCCGCTCTTCTCTCCAACTTCCATTTCTTATAGAACTGAAACTGAGCCTTTCCTTTCCCCATCATCCTCCAATCACAGAGAAAGGAACATATTTGAAACACGCTTCTTTTCAGCTTCACCCACAAACAAAGACGCAGAAGACACACCCTTCACCCAGCAACCTCAAACAATAAATAGAACCCAGCCTAGTCTTTCATGTTCGAAACAGGCATTTCTAAGTAGAGCACCATCAGAGAGGCAACAGAACTGCAGGGGTTCagacaaaagtacaaaactacTCTCAGAGAGCTCTGTCACTTCACCCAGACATTCCCCATATGATCACTCTGCCCTCCTAAAAACCCATTCCCTCCCTAGGAGGACCACCCTGACATCCACTTCCTGGTGGAAACAAGTTAACCAGGAGGGCAGTTCCCTTCTAATGCTCAGTGATGCAACGAACATCAAAGAAAAGCCAAACACACCCTTAGTTACACCCTGTAATGATAATAGTGACTTGGCCTCTTCAAGCCTGACTGACAACAAAAGATTTAGTAGTCAAATCCACAATAACAGAGAGAACAATAACACAACAGAGTCAGTTCGCAAAAGTAACATGAACCTTGTTATGAAGACGCAGGGAGGAACGCACAacatcaaacaaagaaatgttgaGGATTTACCTGACCACGAATCAGACAGGCTTGTCAAACAGCAATATGGCTCCAATTTAAACAACAGAGAACCACAAAAGCCTCATAGTTTGCCTGATGTTTTGTCTAGTTCTAAAATTAGCAGAGCTACAGCACAAACAACACTGAGTCACCCTAAAGATATCGGCAAGCATGATGTAAGTAGTAgttcatttacagtaaatgtaactGAATTACCACCTGCTTGGATAAATCTTAAGAACTCAAATACACCCACTGagagcagcagcaaacacaataataatcatTCTACATCCAAAACCAGCAGCATCCCTATATCTCCTCAAAACAAAGACTCTCAAAAGTTTACCAAACCATATCTTTTTCTTGCTACCACCAACACTCTCAGTAGTCAAGCTCTTACCTCTAAAACTACCTCTATTCTTCCCCTAACCCCAAACTCTAGTTCCTCCTTTCACTCTCATCCAGTTGCTTCACAGACCAATATTCATGCTGCATCATACAATGGCTCTTCTTCCCAAACATCCAAATTTACCAACACAGCTGACACCACACCTCTTGGCTTTGATAGAAGCTATGCTTCCGTTCCCAAGCCATTCCACCCTAAAACTGTGTCCAGCATGATTCCCTCAGTCAATGCTTTCTCTAAAACAAAGTGCAGTCCTGTATCCACTGCTTCTACCACCTCTTCCTCTATCACTGGAAGCCATCCAGCAGCCACAATTTCCCCCAGCCCATCCCTCTTTACTCCTCCTATCACTCCTGCCATTGCATCTTCTCCCACCACTATCACTATTTCCTCTCTCTTAACCCCCCCTCCCACCCCTGTCATTACCAGCCCCAACTACTCAGACACTTCCAGCCCTAAGGAAGGGAAGACATTCTCAAGCAGCCTAGAAAAAGACCCAAAGAAACTGCGCCCCTGTGtagagggaaagagagtgagaCGAGTAACATGGGAGGACTCGGTGGATCTGCTGCATTCTGAGCCCATCACAGTTGAGAAGCCAGAGCCATTTCAAGTCCCAACAAGCCCTTCATCTCCCTTGAGATCCCAGCGAGGCATTAAAGCTCCATCCATCTTTTCCTTTCTAAGATCAAGCAGTCCTACCACAAATTCATCTTCTCTTTGCTCCCCTTTGCCTAAAACCTCCAGCATACAGGTGGTGAAAGGAGGGAAGTATCGATCCTTATCATATGACTCTGCTGATTTAGCAttcagagagcgagagagatcgAAGCAAAGACCTGTGAAAGACACTGTGATCTTTGATCAGGGAAGACGAGACTTAACCACACCCAGACAAGAGAGGACACTATCAGTGGAGTCCAGTTTAGTTCAGTGCCATTCTTCTGctcctttctccctccctcctgacTTTTCAAGTGGTTATAAGCTTCGATATAGCTCCCCACCTTACTCCACTCTCATGTCTACCAGGTCAACACAAGGAGAAACTAAGACAATAACACCCAGATCACCCCTCTTCCAACAACCCTCACAGTCAAATTATACCCCACATATTTCCATACAAACTGACCCAGTTGCAGCCATGACCTTACCCACTGCCAAACCCCCTCTTTCACCTATGAGACTACCACAGCCCCTGTCTTTGCctttccaaaacaaaactgcCACCCGAGAAAGTTCAAAGTGTGGTGTTTCAGAAACCGATCAAGTCAACAATAATAACGGCAAGAACAACAGCCGCGATTGCCAAAATGGCCAGATATTACTTATCGACAACAGAGTTCATATCAGTTCACAGTCTCTGCAGGGTGATAAGGCCCACAACTCCTCCTCAACATGTGTAACTGAGACACTGGTTTACAGCATTAAATCTAAAATAGATACAGTGACAGTTGCCCCAAAAAACACCACACCTAAACCTTTGCAACATACCACAAACACACTGGTTTCTGTGGAGACCAAGTTAAGTCAAGAGTCCCACACAGTGCAGAGTAAGGAAACCACAGATGGACCATGCAGTCATTCAGATCAGAGCTCCAGTGGTAGCAGCTCAGTAGAGAGTCAACCCCCTGATGATGAAAGCTCTAACAGAAGAATAAAGGAGAGTGTACTGGgtaaaagcagatttttttcagtGGAGAGTAACAATGAACAAAGCCCAAAGAGAAGCCGGTTTGCATTGAAGAAAAGTGTAAGCACACCAAACTCCAGTTTATCAAGGTCAGAGTCAGAGAGGGCCAACAAGACTAATAACAAAATGGACCAGGTCCTTAACAAACTGAGACAAACATTTAGCACTAGACGGTCTGATGATGATATTATGTTTCCATGGAAATGGAAGCGAGCCTCCCAAACACCCTCTGTTAGTGGATCAAGTGACATCAGCAATGTCAGTGATATCACTGAGAGTACCAAAACACTAGAGAAGCGAGAGCAGGAGAAAGGGATGGTGCTGAAGGACAATGAAAAGGGAACAGAGGGTACGAATAGATGGACACAAAACAGATACACTCTCATACCACCCTCAGCTTCTGGGAGCACAATGGCAGAAGATAAGTTTTACATTTGGTCAGACAAATCAACATCAGAAACTGACCAAGACAAGCAAAATGTTTGTGCAGAACACATGTCTGAAAGTAAAAACCAACCTCATTTGACAATCCACACCCCAACAACGCACCAGTTTGACCTTTACAAAGACAACAGGACAgattataaacaaacaaaccagtTCCTCTCTTGTAGAGATTCCAGTCCTGGTAGGAGCCCTAACCCCTCTGGTACTCAGTTCATGAAGTCCACATCCAGCCCCAGGAGCCCcttctcccccttctcctctctttcccctctctccccatTTCCCACACCTGATGTTACAGATGACAGTGTCTTCTACAGCCCAAAGCTACAGCGTCGCAGAGAATCCTCCTCACCATGTGAGCCAGGAGAGGGAATCAGCTTGGGTGGGTCAAGAAGAAGCCGGGCATCCACTGGTCCTCCAAGTGCAGGTCCAGGACAGGACAAGGAATGCTTGGCATCCTCCTATGCAGACTTGAAGTATGGCATTGAGCCAGGGAGGTCATTTTCTGTGAGTTCTGTACTGTCCAGTCGACCCTCAGGGCCGGGTCGCATCTCCACTGGATCCAGGTTCATGAGTGTGGGTGACCTCTCTGAATCTGCCTTGACTTGTGGAGGTATTGGCAAGGACTTGGATCAGTGGTCTGTTATTCCTGATTGGACCTCAGAATATGATTTCCAGCCCAGTAAGGATTGTCGAATGTCATATTTTCCCAGTGACCCTGGTAAAATGAGATCGAGATCTCTTCCTCGATCACTGACCAGGCGCCTGGCAAATTGGAGCTCAGGAGTCTCCGCTTCTCCACCTGTAACTACCACAACCTCAAAGCCAGCCCGCCTCTGGAGCCCTAACAAGAACACTTGTCACTTTGCATGGGATACAGAGGGTCCTCCGACCCCTCCTCCAACACCTCCACTGTCACCAGTGTCCAAACGTATGTCCAAACCTCCCAGCCTTTCCTCCCCTACCTTTCCCAGCTCATCAGGAGCACCACAGCAAGTGGACAACCAGTCCTCCAGAGGGCATTTGCCCTCCAGATGTTATGTATCCAGCCTTAGCACCTTTGAGGAGTCTtcagacagcagctcagacaCCACAACAGATGATGAATATTACTTAGAAACAggtgaagacaaagaaaaagaaacagaattgTAA